The Roseovarius indicus genome has a segment encoding these proteins:
- a CDS encoding ABC transporter permease, with product MSCWQTIQDYALRSVGIGERLLPREGYTLCEHFTLIGSGLIWNVYFGTLALLAGFFLATAVAVGKSSRNRLIRKSSEWFIFVFRGSPLFIQFFFAYFLFLSLKGVHPWFDPFTSAWLGALIVLFLNTAAYSGEIFYGALRAIPKGDIEAADAYGFTGLARFRRIVWPTMLRLAWPAYTNEAIFLFHATTLVFFSAFPAWGQRGDALYYAKFFADKTFNPFVPYPILAGYFILLTLVIIGLFGLINRRLNRHLPQEARRGLKLRVNLIR from the coding sequence ATGAGCTGCTGGCAAACCATCCAGGACTACGCCCTCCGCTCCGTCGGCATCGGCGAACGCCTCCTCCCGCGCGAGGGCTACACGCTCTGCGAACATTTCACCCTGATCGGCTCGGGCCTGATCTGGAACGTCTATTTCGGCACCCTGGCGCTGCTGGCGGGCTTCTTCCTCGCCACCGCCGTGGCGGTCGGCAAATCCTCCCGAAATCGGCTGATCCGCAAATCCTCGGAATGGTTCATCTTCGTCTTCCGCGGCTCGCCCCTCTTCATCCAGTTCTTCTTCGCCTATTTCCTCTTCCTGTCGCTGAAGGGGGTCCACCCGTGGTTCGACCCCTTCACCTCGGCCTGGCTCGGCGCGCTGATCGTGCTCTTCCTCAACACCGCCGCCTACTCGGGGGAAATCTTCTACGGCGCGCTGCGCGCCATCCCCAAGGGCGACATCGAGGCCGCCGACGCCTACGGCTTCACCGGCCTCGCCCGCTTCCGGCGCATCGTCTGGCCCACCATGCTGCGCCTCGCCTGGCCCGCCTACACGAACGAGGCCATCTTCCTCTTCCACGCCACCACGCTGGTGTTCTTCTCGGCCTTCCCGGCCTGGGGCCAGCGCGGCGACGCACTCTACTACGCCAAGTTCTTCGCCGACAAGACCTTCAACCCCTTCGTGCCCTACCCGATCCTCGCGGGCTACTTCATCCTGCTGACCCTGGTGATCATCGGGCTCTTCGGCCTCATCAACCGCCGCCTCAACCGCCACCTGCCGCAAGAGGCGCGCCGCGGCCTGAAACTGCGGGTGAACCTGATCCGGTAG
- a CDS encoding DUF4336 domain-containing protein: MDPYRPTGYEPLDTLKPVAEGLWLIDGPAHAHGRIPYPTRATVVRLEGGGLWVHSPTPLTRRLRAEVDALGPVKHLVAPNHAHVAHLGDWAEAYPEAACWAPPEAGVGRARSLQASGAEPDWEGQIDQISVRAGPKLTEACFFHRASRSLILTDLIEAIETQHMPVHLRPVFWLSGTDHTAAHMRPSYRWALKREDKAALADDVEVMIRWRPRRVILAHGRWVPHDGVAALEYAFRKVLRARRWEVAYEEFEKGRGV; the protein is encoded by the coding sequence ATGGACCCATACCGCCCGACCGGATACGAGCCGCTCGATACGCTGAAACCCGTGGCCGAGGGGCTGTGGCTGATCGACGGGCCGGCGCATGCGCATGGGCGCATTCCGTATCCGACAAGGGCCACGGTGGTGCGGCTGGAGGGGGGCGGGCTTTGGGTGCATTCGCCGACGCCGTTGACCAGGCGGCTGCGGGCCGAGGTGGATGCGCTGGGGCCGGTCAAGCACCTGGTGGCGCCGAACCATGCGCATGTGGCGCATCTGGGGGACTGGGCGGAGGCCTATCCGGAGGCGGCGTGCTGGGCGCCGCCCGAGGCCGGGGTGGGCCGCGCGCGCTCGCTGCAGGCCAGTGGTGCGGAACCCGACTGGGAAGGGCAGATCGACCAGATTTCCGTGCGGGCGGGGCCAAAGCTGACGGAGGCCTGTTTCTTTCACCGCGCGTCGCGCAGCCTGATCCTGACCGACCTTATCGAGGCGATCGAGACGCAGCATATGCCGGTGCATCTGCGGCCGGTTTTCTGGTTGTCGGGCACCGACCATACGGCTGCGCATATGCGCCCCAGCTATCGGTGGGCGCTGAAGCGCGAGGACAAGGCGGCGCTGGCCGACGATGTCGAGGTGATGATCAGGTGGCGGCCGCGGCGGGTGATCCTGGCGCATGGGCGCTGGGTGCCGCATGACGGGGTGGCGGCACTGGAGTATGCCTTCCGCAAGGTGCTGCGGGCGCGGCGGTGGGAAGTGGCCTACGAAGAGTTCGAGAAGGGCCGGGGCGTTTAA
- a CDS encoding peptidylprolyl isomerase → MHKLAIAFSLLASPALATGLEIEVAGEANGTITIDLLEDVAPGHVERITTLAEEGAYDGVVFHRVIEGFMAQTGDVEFGKLEGGDMSRAGMGGSELPDLEAEFSDEPFERGVVGMARSQDPDSGNSQFFIMFAPATHLNGQYTVVGRVTDGMEVVDAIKRGKGRNGAVIGEPDVMTSVTVTD, encoded by the coding sequence ATGCATAAGCTTGCGATTGCGTTCAGCCTGCTGGCCTCGCCCGCGCTGGCGACGGGGCTTGAGATCGAGGTGGCCGGGGAGGCCAACGGCACGATCACGATCGACCTGCTGGAAGACGTGGCGCCGGGGCATGTGGAGCGGATCACCACGCTGGCCGAAGAGGGCGCCTATGACGGCGTCGTCTTTCACCGGGTGATCGAGGGCTTCATGGCGCAGACCGGCGACGTGGAGTTCGGCAAGCTCGAAGGCGGCGACATGAGCCGGGCCGGGATGGGCGGCAGCGAGCTGCCCGATCTCGAGGCCGAGTTCAGCGACGAGCCCTTCGAGCGTGGCGTGGTCGGCATGGCCCGCAGCCAGGACCCCGACAGCGGCAACAGCCAGTTCTTCATCATGTTCGCCCCGGCGACCCATCTGAACGGGCAATATACCGTGGTGGGCCGGGTGACCGACGGCATGGAGGTGGTCGACGCCATCAAGCGCGGCAAGGGCCGGAACGGTGCCGTGATCGGCGAGCCGGACGTGATGACCAGCGTCACGGTCACCGACTAG
- a CDS encoding peptidylprolyl isomerase, translating to MAEINDPENTILIELKDGTVTIELLPDIAPGHCERMKELARAGAYDNVAFHRVIDGFMAQTGDVKNGNMEQDFNLRLAGTGGSDKPNLKAEFSRIPHDRGTIGAARSQNPDSANSQFFINFKDNHFLNGQYTVYGRVISGMEHVDAITRGEPPQNPDRMISMKVAADA from the coding sequence ATGGCCGAAATCAACGACCCGGAAAACACCATTCTGATCGAGCTGAAGGACGGCACGGTGACGATCGAGCTTCTGCCCGACATCGCCCCCGGCCATTGCGAGCGGATGAAGGAGCTGGCCCGCGCCGGCGCCTATGACAACGTGGCCTTTCACCGGGTGATCGACGGCTTCATGGCCCAGACGGGCGACGTGAAGAACGGCAACATGGAGCAGGATTTCAACCTGCGCCTGGCCGGGACCGGCGGCAGCGACAAGCCCAACCTGAAGGCCGAGTTCAGCCGCATCCCGCATGACCGCGGCACGATCGGCGCGGCGCGGAGCCAGAACCCGGACAGCGCCAACAGCCAGTTCTTCATCAACTTCAAGGACAACCATTTCCTGAACGGTCAATACACGGTCTATGGCCGGGTGATTTCGGGCATGGAGCATGTGGACGCCATCACCCGGGGCGAGCCGCCCCAGAACCCCGACCGGATGATCAGCATGAAGGTGGCCGCCGATGCATAA
- a CDS encoding phosphoglycerate kinase encodes MRWKSLDDLDLDGKTVLTRVDINVPVENGRVTDATRIERIVPTVQAILDKGGKPMLIAHFGRPKGKVVEEMSLRQLVPALEEALGHSVQFIETLDGAENLTQEAREAEVLLLENIRFHPGEEANDEDFAKRIAALGDVYCNDAFSAAHRAHASTEALARLLPSCAGRLMQSELEALETALGNPYRPLMAVVGGAKVSTKIDLLSNLIEKVDILVIGGAMANTFLAAEGLDVGRSLCEHDMADTARAIAEKAAKTGCEVILPRDVVVAKELREGAEFEIVRTEDCPEDAMMLDAGPDSVFHITQAMDRAATLIWNGPLGAFETPPFDGATNAAAAHAAGLCHAGKLIAVAGGGDTVAALNQANAADYFSYISTAGGAFLEWMEGKTLPGVAALGG; translated from the coding sequence ATGAGATGGAAATCCCTCGACGATCTGGACCTCGACGGCAAGACGGTGCTGACCCGGGTCGATATCAACGTCCCCGTCGAGAACGGCCGCGTCACCGACGCCACCCGCATCGAGCGCATCGTCCCCACCGTGCAGGCCATCCTCGACAAGGGCGGCAAGCCGATGCTGATCGCCCATTTCGGCCGGCCCAAGGGCAAGGTGGTCGAAGAGATGTCCCTCCGCCAGCTCGTCCCCGCGCTGGAAGAGGCGCTCGGCCATTCCGTCCAGTTCATCGAAACCCTCGACGGCGCCGAGAACCTCACCCAGGAAGCCCGCGAGGCCGAGGTGCTTCTGCTGGAAAACATCCGCTTCCACCCGGGCGAGGAAGCCAATGACGAAGACTTCGCCAAGCGCATCGCCGCGCTCGGCGACGTCTACTGCAACGATGCCTTCTCCGCCGCCCACCGCGCCCATGCCTCGACCGAGGCTTTGGCCCGTCTCCTGCCCTCCTGCGCCGGCCGGCTGATGCAGTCGGAACTCGAGGCGCTGGAAACCGCCCTCGGCAACCCCTACCGGCCTTTGATGGCCGTCGTCGGCGGCGCCAAGGTCTCGACCAAGATCGACCTGCTCTCGAACCTGATCGAGAAGGTCGACATCCTCGTCATCGGCGGCGCCATGGCCAACACCTTCCTCGCGGCGGAAGGCCTCGACGTGGGCCGCTCGCTCTGCGAGCACGACATGGCCGACACCGCCCGCGCCATCGCCGAAAAGGCCGCCAAGACCGGCTGCGAGGTGATCCTGCCCCGCGACGTGGTCGTCGCCAAGGAACTGCGCGAAGGCGCCGAATTCGAGATCGTCCGCACCGAGGACTGCCCCGAAGACGCCATGATGCTCGACGCCGGCCCCGACAGCGTCTTCCACATCACGCAAGCGATGGACCGCGCCGCCACCCTGATCTGGAACGGCCCCCTCGGGGCCTTCGAGACCCCGCCCTTCGACGGCGCCACCAACGCGGCCGCCGCCCACGCGGCCGGTCTCTGCCATGCCGGCAAGCTCATCGCCGTCGCGGGCGGCGGCGACACTGTCGCGGCCCTCAACCAGGCCAACGCGGCGGATTACTTCAGCTACATCTCCACCGCCGGCGGCGCCTTCCTCGAATGGATGGAAGGCAAGACCCTGCCCGGCGTCGCGGCGCTGGGGGGCTGA
- a CDS encoding winged helix-turn-helix domain-containing tetratricopeptide repeat protein gives MKYRFHDLELDTGRSLLRRDGEEVDLEPRAFAVLSFLVAHRDRVVSKDELVEAVWDGRFISDAAISTAVKAVRRAVNDTGAEQNSVRTLRGRGFRFVAPVEVVVAAEVAVEPAPVTVPAEDGRPSIAVLPFRLFGGSEDYAAIADAIPAELIASLSRLRWLKIFARGSCFRFREDAADLASIRGKLGAHYCLSGAVEVFDRQLAITVELNDTRSQAIVWSDRFSGTMDDVHEMRGTIVAHVVTALEIHIPHHEAEAARLRAPQSLDCWALYHLGLQHMYRFNKADNAAAVGLFDRAVKLEPGFARAHAARSFTSFQNAFLNYTPDPEADIRDARRFAERSVELDPYDPLGNFTLARAHWLEGEPQAGLGWLDRAVEISPNFSHGHYARGWTDVMAGRSGDALRHVGTAIELSPLDPFLYAMQATRAFAHLIDGDTEKAARWGEHAARTPGAHYLIGLIAAVAHEIHGDHKSAAYWARHASSRRPGASVDRFFKAFPFSDPALRRSISDALKRTGIPEG, from the coding sequence ATGAAATACCGGTTCCACGATCTTGAACTCGACACCGGGCGCAGCCTTTTGCGCCGGGACGGCGAAGAGGTTGACCTCGAGCCGAGGGCCTTTGCCGTGCTGAGTTTCCTCGTGGCGCATCGCGACCGGGTGGTGTCGAAGGATGAGCTGGTGGAGGCCGTGTGGGACGGGCGGTTCATTTCGGACGCTGCCATTTCGACGGCGGTGAAGGCGGTGCGGCGGGCGGTGAATGACACCGGCGCCGAGCAGAATTCGGTGCGGACGCTGCGGGGGCGGGGGTTCCGCTTCGTGGCGCCGGTCGAAGTGGTCGTGGCGGCGGAGGTTGCGGTGGAGCCCGCGCCGGTGACGGTTCCGGCCGAGGATGGCCGGCCGTCGATCGCGGTGCTGCCGTTCCGGCTGTTCGGCGGGTCGGAGGATTATGCCGCCATCGCCGATGCCATTCCGGCCGAGCTGATCGCGTCGCTGTCGCGGCTGCGCTGGCTGAAGATCTTTGCGCGCGGCTCGTGCTTCCGGTTCCGGGAGGATGCGGCCGATCTGGCGTCGATCCGCGGGAAGCTGGGGGCGCATTACTGTTTGTCAGGGGCGGTCGAGGTTTTCGACCGGCAACTGGCGATCACGGTGGAGCTGAACGACACGCGGAGCCAGGCGATTGTCTGGAGTGACCGGTTCAGCGGGACGATGGACGACGTCCACGAGATGCGCGGCACGATTGTGGCCCACGTGGTGACGGCGCTGGAAATCCATATCCCGCATCACGAGGCCGAGGCCGCGCGGCTGCGGGCGCCGCAGAGCCTGGATTGCTGGGCGCTGTATCACCTCGGCTTGCAGCACATGTACCGGTTCAACAAGGCGGACAATGCGGCGGCGGTGGGGCTCTTCGACCGGGCCGTCAAGCTGGAGCCCGGCTTCGCGCGGGCGCATGCGGCGCGGTCGTTCACCAGCTTTCAGAACGCGTTTCTCAATTACACGCCCGACCCGGAGGCGGATATCCGGGATGCGCGGCGGTTTGCAGAGCGTAGCGTGGAGCTGGACCCGTATGATCCGCTGGGGAATTTCACGCTGGCGCGGGCGCACTGGCTGGAAGGGGAGCCGCAGGCGGGGCTGGGCTGGCTCGACCGGGCGGTCGAGATCAGCCCGAACTTCTCGCACGGGCATTACGCCCGCGGCTGGACCGACGTGATGGCCGGGCGCAGCGGCGATGCGCTGAGGCATGTGGGTACGGCGATCGAGCTGAGCCCGCTCGATCCGTTCCTTTACGCCATGCAGGCGACGCGCGCCTTTGCCCACCTGATCGACGGCGACACGGAGAAGGCCGCCAGATGGGGGGAGCATGCGGCGCGGACGCCGGGGGCGCATTACCTGATCGGCCTGATCGCGGCGGTCGCGCACGAGATACACGGCGATCACAAGAGCGCCGCCTACTGGGCCCGACACGCCAGTTCGCGCCGGCCCGGGGCGTCGGTCGACCGGTTCTTCAAGGCCTTTCCGTTCTCGGACCCGGCGCTCCGGCGGTCGATCTCGGATGCGCTGAAGCGGACTGGTATTCCGGAGGGGTGA
- a CDS encoding tautomerase family protein produces the protein MPLVDIHVIEGVFTPQQKQDMIEKVTDTMVSIEGEAMRQVTWVRIHDVASGQWAIGGKALTTADVHALAAE, from the coding sequence ATGCCGCTCGTCGATATTCACGTCATCGAAGGCGTTTTCACGCCGCAACAGAAACAGGACATGATCGAGAAGGTCACCGACACGATGGTCTCCATCGAAGGCGAGGCCATGCGCCAGGTCACCTGGGTCCGCATCCATGACGTGGCCTCGGGCCAGTGGGCCATCGGAGGCAAAGCCCTGACCACCGCCGATGTCCACGCGCTGGCAGCCGAATAG
- a CDS encoding LysE family translocator, translated as MFDELASFLIAAFALTGSPGPNTLSVAAVGASFGRLKGLNYMLGLSAGVGLVIVIVGTGISGAILAIPGLAPLITAAAVLYFLYLAWRIATAPPLSGLPDETRARAPRWYAGVLLSLSNPKAYAAMGALFSGYTLLPGAPVQDGLTKAAIVMVVILIVNTLWLSVGAGLAQTLRNPKASRMVNIAFAVLLLASVALVAFG; from the coding sequence ATGTTCGACGAACTCGCCTCCTTCCTGATCGCCGCCTTCGCCCTCACCGGCAGCCCCGGCCCCAACACGCTCAGCGTCGCCGCCGTCGGCGCCTCCTTCGGGCGGCTCAAGGGCCTCAACTACATGCTCGGCCTCTCCGCCGGCGTCGGCCTCGTCATCGTCATCGTCGGCACCGGCATCTCCGGCGCGATCCTCGCCATCCCCGGCCTTGCCCCCCTCATCACCGCCGCCGCCGTCCTCTACTTCCTCTACCTCGCCTGGCGCATCGCCACCGCCCCGCCGCTCTCGGGCCTGCCCGACGAAACCCGCGCCCGCGCGCCCCGCTGGTACGCGGGCGTCCTGCTCTCGCTGTCGAACCCCAAGGCCTATGCCGCGATGGGCGCGCTCTTTTCCGGCTACACGCTCCTCCCCGGCGCCCCGGTGCAGGACGGGCTCACCAAGGCCGCGATCGTCATGGTCGTGATCCTCATCGTCAACACCCTGTGGCTCTCGGTCGGCGCCGGCCTCGCCCAGACGCTCCGGAACCCCAAAGCCTCCCGCATGGTGAACATCGCCTTCGCGGTGCTGCTGCTGGCCTCGGTGGCGCTCGTGGCGTTCGGATAA
- a CDS encoding fructose bisphosphate aldolase: MSKEDQAARMRTGDGFVAALDQSGGSTPKALRLYGIEEDRYSGEEQMFDLIHQMRTRIIKSPAFTGDRVLAAILFEQTMDRDIDGKPTSAYLWEERGVVPFLKVDKGLDDETDGVRLMKPMPGLKDLLVRANAAGIFGTKMRSVIDAASPSGIASVVDQQFAIASEILDAGLVPIIEPEVTISISDKAEAESILRDEIAKHLDTLPADRDVMLKLTLPETANHYKPLIDHDRVMRVVALSGGYSRDEANDRLSQNTGMIASFSRALTEGLSDQQSDEDFDAQLKKSIDSIYKASVAG, translated from the coding sequence ATGTCGAAAGAAGATCAAGCAGCCAGAATGCGCACGGGCGACGGGTTCGTCGCGGCCCTCGACCAGTCGGGCGGCTCCACCCCCAAGGCCCTGCGCCTCTACGGGATCGAGGAAGACCGCTATTCCGGCGAAGAGCAGATGTTCGACCTCATCCACCAGATGCGCACCCGCATCATCAAGTCGCCCGCCTTCACCGGCGACCGCGTGCTCGCCGCGATCCTCTTCGAACAGACGATGGACCGCGACATCGACGGCAAGCCCACCTCCGCCTACCTCTGGGAAGAGCGCGGCGTCGTCCCCTTCCTCAAGGTCGACAAGGGCCTCGATGACGAAACCGACGGCGTGCGCCTGATGAAACCGATGCCGGGCCTCAAGGACCTGCTCGTGCGCGCCAACGCCGCCGGTATCTTCGGCACCAAGATGCGCTCGGTCATCGACGCGGCCTCGCCCTCGGGCATCGCCTCCGTCGTCGACCAGCAATTCGCCATCGCCTCCGAGATCCTCGATGCGGGCCTCGTCCCGATCATCGAGCCCGAGGTCACCATCTCGATCTCCGACAAGGCCGAGGCCGAGTCGATTCTGCGCGACGAGATTGCCAAGCATCTCGACACCCTTCCCGCCGACCGTGACGTGATGCTCAAGCTCACCCTCCCCGAGACCGCGAACCACTACAAACCGCTCATCGACCATGACCGCGTGATGCGCGTCGTGGCCCTCTCGGGCGGCTATTCGCGGGACGAGGCCAACGACCGCCTCTCGCAGAACACCGGCATGATCGCCAGCTTCTCCCGCGCGCTGACCGAAGGCCTCTCCGACCAGCAGTCGGACGAAGACTTCGACGCGCAGCTCAAGAAGTCGATCGACAGCATCTACAAGGCCTCCGTCGCGGGCTGA
- a CDS encoding glutamine synthetase family protein: MELAEYQTIRVAACDLNGQMRGKRVPGGYARKLDDGAVRMPLSALNLDIFGADIDDSPLVFETGDADGMLRPTGRGPVPLPWLDTPQPLVPMSMYHDDGRPFDGDPRHALTDVLDRFAQRGWQVMAATELEFTLVDDSGKSLRPVRNPQTGRRTGAPGILSLTHMDAFDAFLSALYDGCAAMGIPAQTTTSESGLGQFEVTLNHQDALRAADDTWLFKALIRGLARRHGMAATFMAKPFDDDAGNGMHMHFSVLDAEGKNVFDNGGPEGSATLLSAVAGCLQAMPASTLIFAPHANSYTRLVPGAHAPTSVCWAYENRTAALRIPGGAPAARRIEHRVAGGDINPYLMFAAVLGAAITGIDDGLTPPAPIKGNAYDQDLPQLAPDWEAAIDLFETDPFIARAFPKGLIRNLCMTKRQEVRLMADIPESQHWKTYLGTV; this comes from the coding sequence ATGGAGCTAGCAGAGTATCAGACGATTCGCGTCGCCGCCTGCGACCTCAACGGTCAGATGCGCGGCAAACGTGTGCCCGGCGGCTATGCGCGAAAGCTGGATGACGGCGCGGTGCGGATGCCCCTCTCGGCCCTGAACCTCGATATCTTCGGCGCCGATATCGACGACTCACCGCTGGTTTTCGAGACCGGCGACGCCGACGGCATGCTCCGCCCCACCGGCCGCGGGCCCGTGCCCCTGCCCTGGCTCGACACGCCCCAGCCGCTGGTTCCGATGTCCATGTACCACGACGACGGCCGCCCCTTCGACGGCGACCCGCGACATGCGCTCACCGACGTCCTCGACCGCTTCGCCCAACGCGGCTGGCAGGTCATGGCCGCCACCGAGCTTGAATTCACCCTGGTCGACGACAGCGGCAAATCGCTGCGCCCGGTCCGCAACCCCCAGACCGGCCGCCGTACCGGCGCCCCCGGCATCCTGTCGCTCACCCACATGGACGCGTTCGACGCCTTCCTCTCCGCCCTCTACGACGGATGCGCCGCCATGGGCATCCCGGCCCAGACCACCACCAGCGAAAGCGGGCTGGGCCAGTTCGAGGTCACCCTCAACCACCAAGACGCGCTCCGCGCCGCCGACGACACCTGGCTCTTCAAGGCCCTGATCCGCGGCCTCGCCCGCCGCCACGGCATGGCCGCCACCTTCATGGCCAAACCCTTCGATGACGACGCCGGCAACGGCATGCACATGCACTTCTCGGTGCTCGATGCCGAGGGCAAGAACGTCTTCGACAATGGCGGCCCCGAGGGCTCCGCCACCCTGCTCTCGGCCGTCGCGGGCTGCCTTCAGGCCATGCCCGCCAGCACGCTCATCTTCGCGCCCCACGCCAACAGCTACACCCGCCTCGTGCCCGGCGCCCATGCCCCCACCTCCGTCTGCTGGGCCTATGAAAATCGCACGGCGGCCCTGCGCATCCCCGGCGGCGCACCCGCGGCCCGCCGCATCGAACACCGCGTCGCGGGCGGCGACATCAACCCCTACCTCATGTTCGCCGCCGTCCTCGGCGCCGCCATCACCGGCATCGACGACGGCCTCACGCCCCCGGCCCCCATCAAGGGCAACGCCTACGACCAGGACCTCCCCCAGCTCGCCCCCGACTGGGAGGCCGCCATCGACCTTTTCGAGACCGACCCCTTCATCGCCCGCGCCTTCCCCAAGGGCCTTATCCGCAACCTCTGCATGACCAAGCGACAGGAGGTGCGGCTGATGGCGGATATCCCGGAATCGCAACACTGGAAAACCTATCTCGGAACGGTGTAG
- a CDS encoding type 1 glutamine amidotransferase: protein MKIGILMTGHAVPELQERAGDYDAMFARLLAGRGFEFETYNVVDEQYPSAPDACDGWLITGSKHGAYEDHPWIPPLEEFIRAVYASGRPMIGVCFGHQIIAQALGGKVIKYPGGWSVGRTEYDLDGETFALNAWHQDQVTEVPQGAEVIGKSDFCAHAALVYDDRILTIQPHPEFGPDIVEDLIRLRGKGVVPDELLEGATARLDAPTDAARFADRMAAFFKKGA, encoded by the coding sequence ATGAAAATCGGCATCTTGATGACCGGCCACGCCGTTCCCGAACTCCAGGAACGGGCCGGCGACTATGATGCAATGTTCGCGCGACTGCTGGCGGGGCGCGGCTTCGAGTTCGAAACCTACAACGTCGTCGATGAACAATATCCTTCCGCACCGGACGCCTGCGACGGGTGGCTGATCACCGGCTCCAAGCACGGCGCCTACGAAGATCACCCCTGGATCCCCCCGCTGGAGGAGTTCATCCGCGCCGTCTATGCCTCCGGCCGCCCCATGATCGGCGTCTGCTTCGGCCACCAGATCATCGCCCAGGCGCTCGGCGGCAAGGTCATCAAGTACCCCGGCGGCTGGTCCGTCGGCCGCACCGAATACGACCTCGACGGCGAGACCTTCGCGCTCAACGCCTGGCACCAGGACCAGGTCACCGAAGTCCCGCAAGGCGCCGAAGTCATCGGCAAATCCGACTTCTGCGCCCACGCCGCCCTGGTCTATGATGACCGCATCCTGACGATTCAGCCGCACCCCGAATTCGGCCCCGACATCGTTGAGGACCTCATCCGCCTGCGCGGCAAGGGCGTCGTTCCCGACGAGCTGCTCGAGGGGGCCACCGCCCGCCTCGATGCGCCCACCGATGCCGCCCGCTTCGCCGACCGCATGGCGGCGTTCTTCAAGAAGGGAGCCTGA
- a CDS encoding glutamine synthetase family protein has protein sequence MADWKDKLPEAAQEYLEGRRLDEVECIISDLPGIARGKAVPASKFARQKHFHLPDSIFFQTITGDWGEAAGEEGFIERDMILKPDMTTATAAPWTGDWTLQVIHDAYDREDEPIPFSPRNVLKRVVELYRAKGLEPVVAPEMEFFLVARNLDPAKAIEPMMGRSGRPAAARQAYSMTAVDEFGPVIDDIYDFAEAQGFEIDGITQEGGAGQLEINLRHGDPVKLADEVFYFKRLIREAAIRHDCFATFMAKPIEDEPGSAMHIHHSIMDTETGKNVFVGPQGGETDAFYHFIGGLQKHLPSAIAVLAPYVNSYRRYVKDHAAPINLAWARDNRTTGIRVPLSPPEARRIENRLAGMDCNPYLGIAASLACGLLGLNEELRPDPQFRGDAYAGESDIPDVLGNALDVFEEAEALHGILGPEFARVFSIVKRAEYEEFLQVISPWEREHLLLNV, from the coding sequence ATGGCCGACTGGAAAGACAAACTACCCGAGGCGGCCCAGGAGTATCTCGAAGGGCGCCGCCTCGACGAGGTGGAATGCATCATCTCCGACCTGCCCGGCATCGCCCGCGGCAAGGCCGTGCCGGCCTCGAAATTCGCCCGGCAGAAGCACTTCCACCTGCCCGACTCGATCTTCTTCCAGACCATCACCGGCGACTGGGGCGAAGCGGCGGGCGAGGAAGGGTTCATCGAACGCGACATGATCCTCAAACCGGACATGACCACCGCCACCGCCGCCCCCTGGACAGGCGACTGGACCCTTCAGGTCATCCACGACGCCTACGACCGCGAGGACGAGCCGATCCCCTTTTCGCCGCGCAACGTGCTCAAACGCGTGGTCGAACTCTACCGCGCGAAAGGCCTCGAACCGGTCGTGGCCCCCGAGATGGAATTCTTCCTCGTCGCCCGCAACCTCGACCCGGCCAAGGCGATCGAGCCGATGATGGGCCGCTCGGGCCGCCCCGCCGCGGCCCGCCAGGCCTATTCCATGACCGCCGTCGACGAATTTGGCCCCGTCATCGACGACATCTACGACTTCGCCGAGGCACAGGGCTTCGAGATCGACGGCATCACCCAGGAAGGCGGCGCCGGCCAGCTGGAAATCAACCTCCGCCACGGCGACCCGGTCAAGCTCGCCGACGAGGTGTTCTACTTCAAGCGCCTGATCCGCGAGGCCGCCATCCGCCACGACTGCTTCGCCACTTTCATGGCCAAGCCGATCGAGGACGAACCCGGCAGCGCCATGCATATCCACCACTCGATCATGGACACCGAGACCGGCAAGAACGTCTTCGTGGGCCCCCAGGGCGGCGAAACCGACGCCTTCTACCACTTCATCGGGGGCCTGCAGAAACACCTGCCCTCGGCCATCGCGGTGCTGGCGCCTTACGTCAATTCCTACCGCCGCTACGTCAAGGATCACGCCGCCCCCATCAACCTCGCCTGGGCCCGCGACAACCGCACCACCGGCATCCGCGTGCCCCTCTCCCCGCCCGAAGCGCGGCGCATCGAGAACCGCCTCGCCGGGATGGATTGCAACCCCTATCTCGGCATCGCGGCCTCCCTCGCCTGCGGCCTGCTGGGCCTCAACGAGGAACTCCGCCCCGACCCGCAATTCCGCGGCGACGCCTATGCGGGCGAGTCCGACATCCCCGACGTGCTCGGCAACGCGCTCGACGTCTTCGAAGAGGCCGAGGCCCTGCACGGCATCCTCGGGCCTGAATTCGCCCGGGTCTTCTCGATCGTCAAACGCGCCGAATACGAGGAATTCCTGCAAGTCATCAGCCCGTGGGAGCGCGAGCACCTTCTCCTCAACGTCTGA